A window from Primulina eburnea isolate SZY01 chromosome 2, ASM2296580v1, whole genome shotgun sequence encodes these proteins:
- the LOC140824048 gene encoding uncharacterized protein: MVKGGGQAINNNANSASVNRIFAEDSSNPYFLQNGDHPGLVLVSHPLSGSNYNTWSRAIVMALTAKNKLGFVDNSIARPSPNDLLYGAWNRCNSMVTSWILNAVVREIVDSLMYMSTCHEVWVDLRDRFQQSNAPRIYQIKKLLSALSQGSLSVSSYYTKLRTLWDELKDYQPVSVCHCGSMREWVNYHNQDCVM, from the coding sequence ATGGTGAAAGGCGGTGGTCAAGCGATCAACAACAATGCCAATTCCGCTTCCGTCAATCGCATTTTTGCTGAAGATTCAAGCAATCCTTACTTCCTGCAGAATGGTGATCATCCAGGACTTGTTCTAGTTTCTCATCCGCTTTCAGGCTCAAATTACAACACCTGGAGCAGAGCTATTGTCATGGCGTTGACTGCTAAGAACAAATTAGGTTTTGTGGATAATTCTATAGCTCGTCCTTCTCCTAATGATTTGCTATACGGCGCTTGGAATCGATGTAACAGCATGGTAACCTCTTGGATTTTAAATGCTGTTGTGCGAGAAATTGTTGATAGCTTAATGTACATGTCAACTTGCCATGAGGTCTGGGTTGATTTGCGCGATCGTTTCCAACAAAGCAATGCTCCAAGGATTTATCAGATTAAAAAGCTGCTTAGTGCACTTAGTCAAGGATCTTTGAGCGTCAGTTCGTATTACACAAAATTACGAACGCTTTGGGATGAATTGAAAGACTACCAACCTGTTTCTGTCTGTCACTGTGGTTCCATGCGAGAGTGGGTGAATTATCATAATCAGGATTGTGTTATGTAA
- the LOC140822846 gene encoding uncharacterized protein: MEDEKLAAYYDELTRKGGGAARFKQGLGYTSSANDDVPSRGSALPTSASSFLSGFVKASSPSKSSELEKQAQIQSIQNKLSIKPTEKIRNRELSRRSPVRDRSRDRHSRRRSKSRSGSRDRHPRHRSNSRSPSRDKHSRRRSRSRSRSRDRHSRRRSKSRSRDSYSRRRSTSRDRVSRQGSGERSKRSGSHEKGKKQIEVRNGGRKEGGIDFARLIEGYDRMTPSERVKAKMKLQLLKTAENDETMGKGSGWERFDFNMDAPLDDEEVEAGEDDAVLVKHIGQSFRFSAVERRKEEKIKAAHDEAMFGVSSFSLPAESNEESEDRLQKETVETNPVSNLLSDQVLTMQQGSWRDRVRKT; encoded by the exons ATGGAGGACGAGAAATTGGCGGCATACTACGATGAACTGACTCGTAAAGGAGGCGGCGCCGCCCGATTCAAGCAAGGACTCGGCTATACCTCTTCCGCAAACGACGACGTTCCATCCAGGGGCTCCGCGCTACCCACTAGCGCCTCATCCTTTCTCAGTGGCTTCGTCAAAGCTTCGAGCCCTTCTAAATCATCTGAACTCGAAAAACAAGCTCAGATTCAATCCATCCAGAACAAGCTCAGTATAAAGCCTACAGAAAAAATCCGAAACCGAGAATTAAGCCGCCGGAGCCCTGTTCGAGACAGAAGTAGAGATAGGCATTCACGCCGGCGAAGTAAGAGCCGCAGCGGTAGCAGAGATAGACATCCAAGGCACCGAAGTAATAGCCGTAGCCCAAGCCGGGACAAACACTCAAGGCGCCGAAGTAGGAGTCGGAGTCGAAGCCGGGATAGGCACTCGAGGCGCAGAAGTAAGAGTCGCAGCCGAGATAGCTATTCAAGGCGTAGGAGCACGAGCCGTGATAGGGTGTCGAGACAAGGGAGTGGAGAAAGGAGCAAGAGGAGTGGATCACATGAAAAGGGTAAAAAGCAGATAGAGGTGCGGAATGGTGGCAGAAAAGAAGGTGGAATTGATTTTGCTAGATTGATTGAAGGTTACGATCGCATG ACTCCATCCGAAAGAGTCAAAGCCAAGATGAAACTTCAACTATTAAAAACTG CTGAAAATGATGAAACGATGGGAAAGGGATCAGGATGGGAACGATTTGACTTCAATATGGATGCCCCTCTAGACGACGAGGAAGTTGAAG CTGGAGAGGATGATGCTGTGTTAGTCAAGCACATAGGACAGAGCTTTCGTTTTTCCGCTGTTGAG AGGCGCAAAGAGGAAAAAATCAAGGCTGCTCATGATGAAGCTATGTTTGGGGTCTCTTCATTTTCACTACCAGCAGAATCGAACGAAGAAAGTGAAGATCGTCTACAAAAAGAAACTGTTGAAACTAATCCAGTGAGCAACCTTCTCAGTGACCAG GTTCTTACTATGCAGCAAGGATCTTGGCGTGATCGTGTCCGTAAAACATGA
- the LOC140822844 gene encoding pyridoxine/pyridoxamine 5'-phosphate oxidase 1, chloroplastic-like gives MNIHSTVHTLFLSKREKMLLRKVNGKSMQCLLTKFSPLPMPIAALNLHVSARSNDQILGPALSHIKGLVGSCSRSGSRESCSGFVTGVRAMSSAEFVRDPSYLSQREAMEIDELLMGPFGFRVDQLMELAGLSLATSIAEVYKPSEFKRVLAICGPGNNGGEGLIAARHMLHFGYKPVVCYPIRTAKALYNGLVTQLESLSIPFLSVEDLPLDLSESYDIVVDAIFGSSFHGSPRPPFDNLIQRLVALRNLNQKEKLPAIVSVDIPSGWHVEEGDLSGKGIKPDMLVSLTAPKTCAKKFSGRHHFLGGRFVPPSIAENFKLQLPTYPGTSMCIRIGKPPQIDISALRENYIAPEFSEDRAEVDPFTQFQKWFDDAIASGVKEPNAMALSTAGKEGKPSVRMMLLKGFDKNGFVWYTNYESPKAREISENPRGALVFYWGALFRQITVEGSVEKVADEESEQYFQSRPRGSQIGAIVSKQSTVISGREILHQQQEELKAQFSDGSLIPRPKYWGGYRLKPELFEFWQGQPSNLHDRLRYSPQDIDGKKLWKIERLAP, from the exons ATGAATATCCATTCCACTGTCCACACCTTGTTCCTCTCCAAGAGAGAAAAAATGTTGCTGCGTAAAGTAAACGGCAAGTCCATGCAATGTCTTCTCACCAAATTTTCTCCTCTTCCGATGCCTATTGCTGCACTGAATCTTCATGTTTCTGCTCGTAGCAATGATCAAATCCTCGGGCCTGCTCTTTCCCAT ATTAAAGGATTAGTGGGTTCATGCTCGAGGAGTGGTTCCCGTGAATCCTGTTCTGGTTTTGTTACTGGAGTGAGAGCAATGTCGTCGGCCGAATTTGTGCGGGACCCATCGTATCTAAGCCAGCGGGAAGCTATGGAAATCGATGAACTTCTCATGGGTCCATTTGGGTTCAGAGTTGATCAGTTAATG GAATTGGCTGGTCTGAGTTTGGCTACTTCAATTGCTGAG GTCTATAAACCATCTGAATTTAAGCGTGTTCTTGCTATATGTGGCCCGGGGAATAACGGAGGTGAGGGTCTTATCGCAGCTCGTCATATGCTTCATTTTGGATACAAACCAGTAGTCTGTTATCCAATACGTACTGCTAAGGCTCTTTATAATGGACTGGTAACACAG TTAGAGTCATTATCCATTCCGTTCCTGTCAGTGGAAGATCTGCCATTGGATTTGTCGGAAAGCTATGATATTGTAGTGGATGCAATATTTGGATCCTCATTTCATG GTAGCCCAAGGCCTCCTTTTGATAATCTGATACAAAGGTTGGTGGCATTAAGAAATCTCAATCAAAAAGAGAAATTGCCTGCCATAGTATCTGTAGATATTCCATCTGGATGGCATGTTGAAGAAGGTGATCTTAGTGGCAAAGGCATCAAACCAGACATGCTG GTTTCACTGACTGCTCCTAAGACGTGTGCCAAAAAATTTTCTGGTCGACACCACTTTCTAGGTGGCAGATTTGTTCCCCCATCCATTGCAGAAAATTTCAAGCTTCAACTGCCAACATATCCTGGGACTTCTATGTGTATCCGAATTGGAAAGCCTCCACAGATCGACATATCAGCTCTTAGAGAGAATTATATCGCTCCAGAGTTTTCTGAGGACCGAGCTGAGGTGGATCCCTTCACTCAG TTCCAAAAATGGTTCGATGATGCGATTGCATCAGGTGTGAAGGAACCAAATGCTATGGCACTGTCCACCGCTGGAAAAGAAGGGAAACC CTCGGTGAGAATGATGTTGCTGAAGGGATTCGACAAAAATGGTTTTGTCTG GTATACAAATTATGAAAGTCCAAAGGCTCGTGAGATATCAGAAAATCCTCGTGGAGCTCTCGTGTTTTATTGGGGTGCTTTGTTCCGTCAG ATAACAGTTGAAGGATCGGTGGAAAAAGTTGCAGATGAAGAATCTGAGCAATACTTCCAAAGCCGTCCCAGAGGGAGCCAGATCGGAGCAATAGTTAGCAAGCAG AGCACTGTGATCTCTGGACGGGAGATTCTCCACCAGCAACAAGAAGAACTCAAAGCTCAATTCTCCGACGG AAGCCTGATTCCAAGACCCAAATATTGGGGAGGATACAGACTCAAACCGGAGCTTTTCGAGTTTTGGCAAGGGCAGCCATCGAACTTGCATGATAG GTTGCGCTACTCTCCACAGGATATTGATGGAAAGAAATTATGGAAAATAGAGAGATTGGCTCCATGA